A portion of the Carcharodon carcharias isolate sCarCar2 chromosome 18, sCarCar2.pri, whole genome shotgun sequence genome contains these proteins:
- the cbr1 gene encoding carbonyl reductase [NADPH] 1: MSKRVAVVTGANKGIGLALVRALCRQFEGDVYLTARDRDRGQEALHRLQQEQLKPLFHQLDITDPQSIRNLRDFMSQGYGGIDVLVNNAGIAFQVADTAPFGTQAEVTLATNFFGTRDVCTELLPIIKPQGRVVNVSSVSGSNALHNCSQELQKKFRSSTITEEELVELMKKFVEDAKRGVHAQQGWPSSAYGVSKIGVTVLSRIHARMLSKERAADGILLNACCPGWIKTDMAGPKAPGTPDEGAVTPVYLALLPAGADGPHGEYVSNKTVQKW; encoded by the exons ATGTCCAAGCGAGTGGCCGTGGTGACTGGAGCCAACAAAGGCATCGGCCTGGCGCTGGTGCGGGCTCTGTGCCGACAGTTCGAGGGGGACGTGTACCTGACCGCCCGGGACAGGGACCGCGGGCAAGAGgcgctgcaccgactgcagcaggagcagctgAAGCCGCTTTTCCACCAGCTGGACATCACGGACCCGCAGAGCATCAGAAACCTGCGGGACTTCATGTCCCAGGGATACGGAGGCATCGACGTCCTGGTCAACAACGCAGGAATCGCCTTTCAAGTGGCAGATACGGCTCCTTTCGGGACCCAAGCCGAAGTGACTCTGGCGACCAACTTCTTCGGTACCAGGGATGTGTGCACTGAGCTCCTCCCCATCATCAAACCCCAAG GGAGAGTGGTGAATGTATCCAGTGTATCCGGTTCCAATGCATTGCACAATTGCAGCCAAGAACTCCAAAAGAAATTCCGCAGTTCGACGATCACGGAAGAGGAACTGGTGGAGCTGATGAAGAAATTTGTTGAAGATGCTAAAAGAGGAGTCCACGCTCAACAAGGGTGGCCATCCTCTGCCTACGGGGTTTCAAAGATCGGTGTTACTGTCCTTTCGAGGATCCATGCCCGAATGCTGAgtaaggagagagcagcagacgGGATCCTCTTGAATGCTTGCTGTCCTGGCTGGATAAAAACAGATATGGCTGGTCCCAAAGCCCCTGGGACCCCAGATGAAGGGGCTGTGACACCAGTTTATTTAGCTCTTCTCCCAGCAGGGGCAGATGGCCCACATGGGGAGTATGTAAGCAATAAAACTGTTCAGAAATGGTAA